A window from Clupea harengus chromosome 14, Ch_v2.0.2, whole genome shotgun sequence encodes these proteins:
- the plaat1l gene encoding uncharacterized protein plaat1l: MGLRNSRPELFPGDILEFPRNKYFSHYGVYYGERDGVAYVAHLTTRDSTSQFLIFGRALNSSVRLDPLDIMGKKYKVYNSLDDKHPPRDFYNHIKPEIDEAVGKAVTFDILFHNSEHQAILFRYGVKRSEQIEKVYARIVPTWRKPFEKKML; encoded by the exons ATGGGTCTG AGGAACTCCCGTCCCGAGTTGTTTCCTGGAGACATTCTAGAGTTCCCTCGCAATAAGTACTTTTCCCATTATGGAGTTtattatggagagagagatggggtcgCTTATGTGGCTCATCTTACCACTAGGG ACTCGACCTCTCAGTTCCTCATTTTCGGTCGAGCCCTGAACTCATCAGTGAGGCTGGACCCTCTGGATATCATGGGGAAGAAGTATAAGGTGTACAACAGCCTCGATGACAAGCATCCGCCGCGGGACTTCTACAACCACATCAAGCCCGAGATCGATGAGGCCGTAGGCAAAGCCGTCACTTTCGACATCCTCTTCCACAACAGCGAGCACCAGGCCATCCTGTTCCGCTACGGGGTCAAGAGGTCTGAGCAG ATTGAAAAAGTctatgccagaattgtccccaCTTGGCGAAAGCCCTTTGAGAAAAAAATGCTGTGA
- the LOC105895761 gene encoding zinc finger protein 513 yields MPRRKQSNPQPVKLDYEDGITVGNPDTLVLESNLLLGQDLEFGEADFKIIGFDRDSDCASGDMGMAVYSLSDEECSSYKQLSLGSDVDDLRDPASDDAFPPRLSCGGCGGILEDPQQHLCLRCGAHNHSGTGRRSAGGATPAKTTQGDVRLRAQRRSKPAKTSPIPTTTTTTTCTLSAGRKNFSCHLCSFTSRYSNHLKRHMKTHNGEKPYQCPHCPYASAQLVNLQRHMRIHTGEKPYKCSQCAFACSSLGNLRRHQRMHAQERPHTCSQCSYRASSSLSLKRHMTTHKSSSSNNSSSSSNREEAIEDGVVSDFMMCISSSDSDFLHSYDSLQEDQPPSSLLEPGAEEDQGVPSLLFPCGLDQEPPSPVNGHAASSAERPLQESPRSPEPPAPGGRAKAPERLYTCPVCPFTSQYPNHLARHSKTHSGEKPYGCPHCPYASAHLDNLKRHMRVHTGEKPYACDLCDYACGNLANLRRHERIHTGAKPFLCPLCPYSCNQSMNLKRHMLRHSGHKPHRCPLCSYTTGHWDNYKRHQKKHSGSVPQGWAQSQAVQQEQQQQEEEEEEQEEEQEEEEV; encoded by the exons TGGACTATGAGGATGGCATTACGGTGGGGAACCCAGACACCCTGGTACTGGAGAGCAACCTCCTACTGGGGCAGGACCTGGAGTTCGGAGAGGCAGACTTCAAGATCATAGGTTTCGACCGAGATTCAG ACTGTGCATCGGGGGACATGGGCATGGCTGTGTACTCCCTGAGCGACGAGGAGTGCAGCAGCTACAAGCAGCTCAGCCTGGGCAGCGATGTGGACGACCTCCGCGACCCGGCCAGCGACGACGCCTTTCCGCCCCGCCTCAGCTGTGGGGGCTGCGGGGGGATCCTGGAGGACCCCCAACAGCACCTGTGCCTTCGCTGTGGCGCTCACAACCACTCAGGGACCGGCCGCAGGTCTGCAGGGGGCGCCACTCCGGCAAAGACCACTCAAGGTGACGTGCGTCTCAGAGCGCAGAGACGAAGCAAGCCAGCCAAGACCAgccccatccccaccaccaccaccactaccacctgCACCCTCTCTGCCGGCCGCAAGAACTTCTCGTGCCATCTGTGCAGCTTCACGTCGCGCTACTCCAACCACCTGAAGCGCCACATGAAGACGCACAACGGGGAGAAGCCCTACCAGTGCCCGCACTGCCCCTACGCCTCGGCACAGCTGGTCAACCTGCAGCGCCACATGCGCATCCACACGGGCGAGAAGCCCTACAAGTGCTCGCAGTGCGCCTTCGCCTGCAGCTCGCTGGGCAACCTGCGGCGGCACCAGCGCATGCACGCGCAGGAGCGGCCGCACACCTGCAGCCAGTGCAGCTATCGCGCCAgcagcagcctcagcctcaAGAGGCACATGACCACgcacaagagcagcagcagcaacaacagcagcagcagcagcaacagagaGGAGGCCATCGAGGATG gagTGGTGTCAGACTTTATGATGTGCATCAGCAGCAGCGACTCTGACTTCCTGCACTCGTACGACAGCTTGCAGGAGGACCAGCCCCCTTCCAGCCTGCTGGAGCCCGGAGCTGAGGAGGACCAGGGGGTGCcgtccctcctcttcccctgcgGGCTAGACCAGGAGCCGCCCTCCCCCGTCAACGGCCACGCCGCCTCCTCCGCCGAGCGCCCGCTGCAGGAATCGCCCCGGAGCCCCGAGCCTCCGGCCCCCGGCGGCCGCGCCAAAGCCCCCGAGCGCCTGTACACGTGCCCGGTCTGCCCCTTCACCAGCCAGTACCCCAACCACCTGGCGCGCCACAGCAAGACGCACAGCGGCGAGAAGCCCTACGGCTGCCCCCACTGCCCCTACGCCTCGGCACACCTGGACAACCTCAAGCGGCACATGCGCGTGCACACGGGCGAGAAACCGTACGCCTGCGACCTCTGCGACTATGCCTGCGGCAACCTGGCCAACCTGCGGCGGCACGAGCGCATTCACACGGGCGCCAAGCCCTTCCTGTGCCCGCTGTGCCCGTACAGCTGCAACCAGAGCATGAACCTCAAGCGGCACATGCTGCGGCACAGCGGGCACAAGCCGCACCGCTGCCCTCTCTGCAGCTACACTACGGGCCACTGGGACAATTACAAGCGGCACCAGAAGAAGCACAGCGGGAGCGTGCCACAGGGCTGGGCCCAGAGCCAGGCagtgcagcaggagcagcagcagcaagaggaggaagaggaggagcaagaggaggagcaggaagaggaggaggtgtaa